The bacterium genome includes a region encoding these proteins:
- a CDS encoding ATP-binding cassette domain-containing protein: MANDGPLIKIEHVRKTYDGVTAVEDLSFELYPGHVLGLLGANGAGKTTTIRMILNIIAPDSGEIEVLGRRIDNQTKDRIGYMPEERGLYKKMKVEELLHFFGAVNGMSRSDAKKETEYWLKRLDLWDRRQSTLEDFSKGMQQKVQFVATVMHRPPLLILDEPFSGLDPVNARLFEELIGEFGESGTGVIFSTHVMEQAERMLDDVIMLRKGEVVVQGALDEVQHQFGAGWIEVRGEGCEAALEGFDGVKAKRPHGKSLRYQFESQIEPKAVLQHLVGAGVEVERFVQLEASLNDIFLARVGGLEIDTIGNLAEPTEAHA, from the coding sequence ATGGCGAATGATGGACCATTGATTAAGATCGAACACGTCCGGAAGACATACGACGGCGTCACGGCGGTGGAGGACCTGTCTTTCGAGCTCTATCCCGGCCACGTGCTGGGTCTGCTCGGGGCAAACGGCGCCGGCAAAACCACGACCATCCGGATGATCCTGAACATTATCGCCCCGGACTCGGGCGAGATCGAAGTCCTCGGGCGCAGGATCGACAATCAGACCAAGGACCGCATCGGCTACATGCCGGAGGAGCGGGGTCTGTATAAGAAGATGAAGGTCGAGGAACTCCTCCACTTCTTCGGCGCGGTGAACGGCATGAGCCGCTCGGATGCGAAGAAGGAGACGGAGTATTGGCTGAAGCGGCTGGACCTTTGGGATCGCCGCCAGTCCACGCTCGAGGACTTCTCCAAAGGCATGCAGCAGAAAGTGCAGTTCGTGGCGACGGTGATGCACCGGCCGCCGCTGCTGATCCTCGACGAGCCGTTCAGCGGCCTGGATCCGGTGAACGCCCGCCTGTTCGAGGAACTGATCGGCGAATTCGGCGAATCCGGCACCGGCGTCATCTTCTCCACCCACGTGATGGAGCAAGCCGAGCGGATGCTGGACGACGTCATTATGCTGCGCAAAGGCGAGGTCGTCGTGCAGGGCGCGCTTGACGAGGTGCAACATCAGTTCGGCGCCGGCTGGATCGAGGTCCGCGGCGAAGGCTGCGAGGCCGCGCTGGAGGGCTTCGACGGCGTGAAGGCGAAACGTCCCCACGGCAAGTCGTTGCGCTATCAGTTCGAGAGCCAGATCGAGCCAAAGGCGGTGCTGCAGCACCTGGTCGGCGCCGGTGTGGAGGTCGAACGCTTCGTGCAGCTCGAAGCATCGCTGAACGACATTTTCCTGGCGCGCGTCGGCGGGTTGGAAATCGATACGATCGGCAACCTGGCCGAACCCACGGAGGCGCACGCATGA
- a CDS encoding FecR family protein, with the protein MTDNRDKTERLLERAAEEWAQESRPSKGFSMRMKDALREEAEKAPAPKARVIPIGWKSWVGIAAVLMLMATGIVLIRQYGRERADLLYAAGSVEGAQKVLREGDSITTKADGKAIAQLDDGRVVVLLAADSKLDIVGEDRLRLEHGDLWVNVEPESGFFEVTTPNARVTVQGTKFGVSHGSGGTRVILQSGRISLEAGSSRQTLSPGESALVEQADRPPIVADKVADVPAWVRDLQEEFMKNAAAQRYPSGWSTTQ; encoded by the coding sequence ATGACTGACAACCGCGACAAAACCGAGCGCCTCCTGGAGCGCGCCGCTGAGGAATGGGCGCAGGAATCCCGCCCGTCCAAGGGCTTCTCCATGCGGATGAAGGATGCGCTGCGCGAAGAGGCCGAGAAAGCGCCCGCGCCCAAGGCGCGCGTGATTCCGATCGGCTGGAAGAGTTGGGTCGGCATCGCCGCCGTCCTGATGCTGATGGCGACGGGCATCGTTCTGATTCGCCAGTACGGCCGGGAACGCGCCGATCTGCTCTATGCTGCCGGCAGCGTGGAAGGAGCGCAGAAGGTTCTGCGTGAAGGCGATTCCATCACCACAAAGGCCGACGGAAAGGCCATCGCGCAATTGGACGACGGCCGCGTGGTGGTCCTGCTGGCGGCGGATTCGAAACTGGACATCGTCGGCGAAGATCGCCTGCGACTCGAACACGGTGACCTTTGGGTCAACGTGGAGCCGGAGTCGGGCTTCTTCGAAGTCACCACGCCCAACGCTCGCGTCACCGTGCAGGGAACGAAGTTCGGCGTCTCGCACGGCTCTGGCGGAACGCGCGTGATCCTGCAATCCGGGCGGATCAGCCTGGAGGCCGGCAGCTCGCGCCAGACGCTGTCGCCGGGCGAGAGCGCCCTCGTCGAACAAGCCGACCGTCCGCCGATCGTCGCGGACAAGGTCGCCGACGTGCCCGCGTGGGTGCGGGACTTGCAGGAGGAGTTTATGAAAAACGCCGCGGCGCAACGCTACCCCTCTGGATGGAGCACAACCCAGTGA
- a CDS encoding SMI1/KNR4 family protein, which yields MNLRRVAAVGIWSDFDIEEFWEQSEHATNEYVSAPLADDVVAAVERELGYKLPAAYVELLRFQNGGIPCRRNHYSPAYSNFPDVYIGICGIYSIGGDKPNSLLGEFGSRFWEREWLYPHIGVYFADTPSGGHDMVGLDYRACGPTGEPQVVHVDQEDDWKIVVLAEDFETFIRGLIDDSIYEWEDRLT from the coding sequence ATGAATTTGAGGAGAGTCGCAGCCGTAGGGATCTGGTCGGACTTTGATATCGAAGAATTCTGGGAACAGTCCGAACACGCCACGAACGAATACGTCAGCGCGCCTTTGGCGGACGACGTCGTTGCGGCCGTCGAGCGAGAACTTGGTTACAAACTGCCGGCAGCTTACGTCGAATTGCTGCGGTTCCAGAATGGCGGAATCCCGTGCCGCAGAAATCACTACTCTCCGGCGTATAGCAATTTCCCCGATGTCTATATCGGCATCTGCGGAATCTACTCGATCGGTGGCGATAAACCCAACTCCCTGCTCGGCGAATTCGGGAGCAGGTTCTGGGAAAGGGAATGGCTGTACCCCCACATCGGTGTGTACTTCGCCGATACTCCTTCAGGAGGACACGACATGGTAGGCTTGGACTACAGGGCATGCGGACCAACCGGCGAACCCCAAGTTGTTCATGTCGACCAGGAGGACGACTGGAAGATCGTGGTACTGGCAGAGGACTTCGAGACGTTCATTCGCGGCTTGATTGATGATTCCATCTACGAATGGGAAGATAGATTAACCTAA
- a CDS encoding RNA polymerase sigma factor, whose translation MNQSPHESPAPQMDQGTFERFRQGDSEAAEYMVDLYGMQLFHYARLHTFQTETAEDIVQDTFLEAFRSREKARSAETLRAWLFTILRRRLAKEYEKGRTNREFSFGEKAPDSPEPARQGSRILEGQSRKWLEDAVASLPPRDREAVALKYFAGLKIREIADVLRIPQGTIGGILARGLRDIRAWFDERGVQMEDLLND comes from the coding sequence ATGAATCAATCGCCGCACGAATCGCCCGCTCCGCAGATGGACCAGGGCACGTTCGAGCGCTTTCGCCAAGGCGATAGCGAGGCGGCAGAGTATATGGTGGATCTTTACGGGATGCAGCTCTTTCACTACGCGCGGCTCCACACGTTTCAGACGGAAACGGCGGAGGATATCGTTCAGGACACGTTCCTGGAGGCCTTTCGGTCTCGGGAGAAGGCGCGATCGGCCGAGACGCTGCGTGCGTGGCTGTTCACGATCCTGCGGCGGCGCCTGGCGAAAGAATACGAGAAAGGCCGCACGAACCGCGAGTTCAGCTTCGGCGAAAAGGCCCCCGATTCGCCCGAGCCTGCGCGCCAGGGCTCCCGCATTCTGGAAGGCCAAAGCCGCAAGTGGCTGGAGGACGCCGTCGCTTCCCTCCCCCCGCGGGATCGCGAAGCCGTGGCGCTAAAGTACTTCGCCGGCCTGAAGATCCGCGAGATCGCCGATGTCCTGCGCATCCCCCAGGGCACGATCGGAGGAATCCTGGCCCGCGGTCTGCGCGATATTCGCGCGTGGTTCGACGAACGCGGGGTCCAGATGGAGGATTTGCTCAATGACTGA
- a CDS encoding ABC transporter permease: MSPKLFSLIQREYMHVVRRKAFVIGTFLTPVFFAVVMLLPAYLAERDTTQLTIAVQDASGQLTDQLSEALSENKLENGKSKYVVEKVDNTEEALEEAKKRVEEKKVRGLMVIPKDVVAGNKIDLFMRSVTEFRVREELRNAATSLLRQMRLDEKGIPPSVIGEVMRRVDLNVSSVVDEEQKDETSVVIVSAVFVFLLYMTLIMYGTSIMMAVIEDKTTRVYEVMLSCVTARQILFGKVLGVGFASLTQYAVWATAFFVIKSVRPIEKLEGITIEPTVIGMLLLLFLLGYLVYALLYAALGSICSSTQEAQQVQWPLLMFLIVPMAMMMPLMMNPDGTLALVLSLFPMTAPVAMPLRLGVTSPSPVELGICVALLVGMAYVAYIVSGRIFRIAILVHGKRPKWKQVIGWLTTSET; this comes from the coding sequence ATGAGTCCGAAACTCTTCAGCCTGATTCAGCGCGAATACATGCACGTTGTGCGCCGCAAGGCGTTTGTGATCGGCACGTTCCTAACGCCGGTGTTCTTTGCGGTCGTGATGTTGCTGCCGGCGTACCTGGCCGAACGCGACACAACGCAGTTGACCATCGCGGTGCAGGATGCCTCTGGCCAGTTGACGGACCAACTGTCCGAGGCTCTCTCGGAGAACAAACTCGAGAACGGCAAGTCGAAGTACGTGGTCGAGAAAGTCGACAATACGGAAGAGGCCCTCGAGGAAGCGAAGAAACGCGTCGAGGAGAAGAAAGTCCGCGGCCTGATGGTCATCCCGAAGGATGTTGTGGCCGGCAATAAGATCGATCTCTTCATGCGATCGGTGACGGAGTTCCGCGTGCGCGAGGAGTTGCGCAACGCGGCCACATCGCTTCTGAGGCAAATGCGCCTGGACGAAAAGGGAATTCCCCCATCGGTGATTGGCGAAGTCATGCGCCGCGTCGACCTCAACGTCTCCAGTGTTGTTGACGAGGAACAGAAGGACGAGACATCCGTCGTAATTGTTTCCGCCGTGTTCGTGTTCCTGCTCTACATGACGCTGATCATGTACGGCACGTCGATCATGATGGCGGTGATCGAGGACAAGACGACGCGCGTGTACGAGGTGATGCTCTCCTGCGTCACGGCGCGTCAGATTCTCTTCGGCAAAGTCCTCGGCGTCGGCTTTGCGAGCCTCACGCAGTATGCAGTGTGGGCCACGGCGTTTTTCGTAATCAAATCCGTGCGCCCGATCGAGAAACTCGAAGGCATCACGATCGAGCCAACCGTCATTGGGATGCTGCTGCTTCTGTTCCTGCTCGGATACCTGGTCTACGCGTTGCTGTACGCCGCGCTGGGATCGATCTGCAGTTCCACGCAGGAAGCCCAGCAGGTGCAGTGGCCGTTGCTGATGTTCCTGATCGTTCCGATGGCCATGATGATGCCTCTGATGATGAACCCGGACGGAACATTGGCTCTCGTGCTCAGCCTGTTCCCGATGACGGCTCCAGTCGCGATGCCCCTTCGCCTGGGTGTCACATCGCCGAGCCCGGTCGAATTGGGCATCTGCGTCGCGCTGCTGGTCGGCATGGCCTACGTGGCCTACATCGTCTCCGGCCGCATCTTCCGAATCGCCATTCTGGTTCACGGAAAACGCCCGAAGTGGAAGCAAGTTATCGGCTGGCTGACGACTAGCGAAACGTAA
- a CDS encoding prepilin-type N-terminal cleavage/methylation domain-containing protein, translating into MRRIRSGFTLIELLIVVAIIAILAAIAVPNFLEAQTRAKVSAAKGNIRTGKTGLMSFYVDHNRFPAAQPIFPTDPLGILASEQLVPLTTPVSYIGPSAFRDPFGAQKMYSFLQQIPAANPGVVDPNGTLDNGDYSLLYIHYPSTAVKFFDPRLNVPLAALVSVGPDLEDSLGGYAALPEDVFFMHFAYLPNASPISTIYDPTNGTVSIGDIAGFTNNTEPW; encoded by the coding sequence ATGCGAAGAATACGCTCTGGATTCACCCTGATCGAGCTACTGATTGTTGTCGCGATTATCGCGATTCTGGCGGCGATCGCGGTGCCAAACTTCCTCGAGGCCCAAACGCGCGCGAAGGTCAGCGCCGCGAAGGGCAACATCCGCACAGGCAAAACGGGGCTGATGTCCTTCTATGTCGATCACAACCGCTTCCCCGCGGCGCAGCCGATCTTCCCAACTGATCCTCTTGGAATTCTTGCCTCGGAGCAGCTCGTTCCCCTCACCACGCCGGTTTCATACATCGGCCCGTCCGCGTTTCGCGATCCGTTCGGTGCACAGAAAATGTACTCTTTCCTGCAGCAAATCCCTGCTGCAAATCCAGGAGTGGTCGATCCGAACGGAACATTGGACAACGGCGATTACTCGCTGCTCTACATCCACTATCCCTCGACGGCGGTGAAGTTCTTCGATCCGCGGCTGAATGTGCCGCTGGCCGCGCTCGTCTCCGTCGGGCCCGACCTGGAAGACTCCCTCGGCGGCTACGCCGCGCTGCCGGAGGACGTTTTCTTCATGCACTTCGCCTACCTGCCAAACGCCTCCCCCATCTCCACGATCTACGACCCGACGAACGGCACCGTCAGCATCGGCGACATCGCGGGCTTTACGAACAACACGGAGCCGTGGTGA
- the dprA gene encoding DNA-processing protein DprA, whose protein sequence is MNDRIAAWMTLLDSGVSHAVISRLTTAFGGPQEALAARDFDWAERVNLRPEQIRRLRDSQNDAARLRRQIEEFERHEMHVLELGTDGYPAGVARLTHPPPVLFVRGELVPEDELAIALVGPRMATPYGLEVARRLATQLAPVMTVISGLAVGIDSAVHAATMDAGGRTIGVAACGLDQDYPKGNKDLRERIITERAGAIVTAYPPLTKTATHQFAPRNYVVAGLSLGVVVVEASEKSGALVTARAAADEGREVFAVPGDITRRNSRGTNALIRDGAALITTADEILVELEPVLTAELSRLRRDREEEVPGAEPPPTNLSPAEELVLEFIRHTNRQYDEIVGEFVPDQLSLGELTGALLTLELKSLIKQLPGKVFMPR, encoded by the coding sequence ATGAATGATCGAATCGCCGCATGGATGACCCTCCTGGACTCGGGAGTGTCCCATGCGGTGATTTCGCGTCTGACGACCGCTTTCGGCGGACCGCAGGAGGCCCTGGCCGCTCGAGATTTCGATTGGGCTGAACGAGTCAACCTGCGTCCCGAGCAGATCCGTCGCCTCCGCGATTCGCAGAACGACGCCGCGCGCCTTCGCCGCCAGATCGAAGAGTTCGAACGCCACGAAATGCACGTGCTGGAGCTCGGAACAGATGGCTATCCGGCAGGCGTCGCCCGCCTGACGCATCCCCCGCCAGTTCTGTTCGTCCGGGGAGAACTCGTGCCAGAAGATGAGTTGGCGATCGCACTGGTTGGTCCACGAATGGCCACGCCGTACGGGCTCGAAGTCGCCCGTCGTCTGGCGACGCAGTTGGCACCGGTCATGACGGTAATCAGCGGCCTGGCCGTCGGGATCGACTCGGCCGTTCACGCCGCCACAATGGACGCGGGCGGACGAACGATCGGCGTCGCGGCCTGCGGGCTGGATCAGGATTATCCGAAGGGCAACAAGGACCTGCGCGAGCGCATTATCACGGAACGGGCCGGAGCGATCGTCACCGCATACCCGCCACTGACCAAGACCGCAACGCACCAGTTCGCGCCGCGCAACTACGTGGTAGCGGGACTGTCGCTTGGCGTCGTTGTTGTGGAAGCCTCCGAGAAGAGCGGCGCGCTCGTAACAGCGCGCGCGGCGGCCGATGAAGGACGCGAAGTCTTCGCCGTGCCGGGCGATATCACGCGCCGCAACAGCCGAGGGACGAACGCATTGATTCGCGACGGCGCCGCGCTGATCACGACCGCGGACGAGATCCTGGTCGAGTTGGAACCGGTTCTGACGGCAGAACTTTCTCGCCTCCGCAGGGATCGGGAAGAGGAAGTCCCCGGCGCAGAACCACCGCCCACGAATCTCTCCCCCGCCGAGGAGTTGGTCCTCGAATTCATCCGCCACACGAATCGCCAGTACGACGAGATCGTCGGCGAGTTCGTCCCCGACCAACTCAGCCTCGGCGAACTGACCGGCGCGCTGCTGACGCTTGAGTTGAAGTCCCTGATCAAACAACTGCCCGGCAAGGTGTTCATGCCGCGGTGA
- a CDS encoding deoxyribonuclease I codes for MKARSRVLLAVLFVALVLPANLFAGAYMRTVSWNARHMGWSGETDWSGYANQVWQDYGTSSTSPNGCDIIFLQEVMYSSSASSFASALSSVSGVTWSYKVTSAVGRSSYKECYAVVYRTDRVTMLSSTLWTDTGDKFEREPQIVKIRDKSTSADYTFINWHCIWGTTAQREAEISAIADVFKSVQNASSTDQDVILLGDFNRDATSSYFSRLKSTSVISPVVGYKVNDKTTINSSCAFASPYDHYWYQASYVTEYSSSGRDYIANMCTFYSGLSDHAPIWLKLYSSSDTD; via the coding sequence ATGAAAGCTCGCTCACGTGTTCTTCTGGCCGTTCTGTTTGTCGCTCTCGTTCTGCCCGCCAATCTGTTCGCCGGTGCGTACATGCGCACGGTCTCCTGGAACGCCCGCCACATGGGCTGGAGCGGCGAGACCGATTGGTCCGGCTACGCCAATCAGGTGTGGCAGGATTATGGAACCAGCAGCACATCGCCCAACGGCTGCGACATTATCTTCCTGCAGGAAGTGATGTACAGCAGCAGCGCCTCCAGTTTTGCCTCCGCCCTCTCCAGCGTCAGTGGTGTGACGTGGAGCTACAAGGTCACCTCTGCCGTCGGCCGCAGCAGCTACAAGGAGTGCTACGCCGTCGTTTATCGCACGGACCGCGTGACGATGCTGTCCTCAACTCTATGGACCGATACAGGCGACAAGTTCGAACGCGAGCCACAGATCGTCAAGATCCGCGACAAGAGCACCAGCGCCGACTATACGTTCATCAACTGGCACTGCATCTGGGGAACAACTGCTCAGCGTGAGGCGGAAATCAGCGCCATCGCCGATGTCTTCAAGAGCGTCCAGAACGCAAGTAGCACCGACCAGGACGTGATCCTGCTCGGCGACTTCAACCGCGATGCGACCTCGTCCTACTTCAGCCGTCTGAAGAGCACGTCGGTCATTTCGCCCGTCGTCGGTTACAAGGTGAACGACAAGACGACGATCAACTCGTCCTGCGCCTTCGCCAGCCCTTACGACCACTACTGGTACCAGGCCAGCTACGTGACGGAGTACTCCAGTTCCGGCCGCGACTACATTGCCAACATGTGCACGTTCTACAGCGGCCTGTCGGATCACGCGCCGATCTGGCTGAAATTGTACTCCAGTTCCGACACGGATTAG
- a CDS encoding PHP domain-containing protein, with protein sequence MFDRFVHLGGRSDFSLGESLARVEHLCRAAVRHGQDAMALVDTMTVAGAPGFVAVAKRLGIQPILGLEVEVLPFGTDTFAGRTMRVRLLAMDQTGWQRLVALVNRGQDRVLERFPAHLTWEELLAEPAGLLYLVGGEKGELTELVLGKCVEEIETFVDGLLSAVPAEQIFLSLPAPTPEIGKRAAKGLWAVAAHYELAPVAVPEIHCAGPEDDAAWRFYRQEVVDLPNRPRMLGELQRPLHERAHVASTEAIAEWFADYPEAIENTGRVAGLCDFDLPRAARRFPRFDFSRGVDAESFIWNQVFAVAGERYGDLPSRWRERLNREFRDIEAAGLAPAIVCLARLNEEFRDRGVLRGPGAGFLTNSLIASLLGLTRVDPLRFDLPFALPEGTERQFPLLEFCVPRTQADEAVQALDDLFEGRVVSVGKWKRWTTSAALERTLELAGMDSKRARHLVRSTEWTTAKEAADLAPPNEEPDPDLLLTDVRALAWMTRRLDGRARMLRPVENEFTFCVESIEKTLPRTALPGGGVVSQWDAEALEGAGFSRIALSHSRMLDLVDEATRWVREQGNRHFDPESIPHDDPKTYKLIREGNTQGISILEPPTVKRRLRKLQPSDLTSLIRVLNTKRRSVDFGDLLMAHSCAGIKATDTSAYLAAALSDAGDDGRRRTALLGEARALGIEIRPVDLNCSTWRWAPEDNAVRVGFQAIDSFSKMAADELETVRREMTYNDLADLLRRTDPRRLRTSHIERLIRAGGLDSVGESRKELLAQLEKLDGLLRPRRRRSATEDPLQFFGHGTEWWLENQEDGGPVIAEPEAETEEWLAAEEREVLGFETAIDPLLLHEDFIERAQLRPPRDLAFRDRGQDVCLVGTIDAVEKEEDDECLADLAGCLIEASGARAQFLTSDNLAGRLVVVTGRLRREDFQWVLRAHAAETLEACVIRAERATELEIDVSRLEGKHLKRLLTLLKDFPGHTGLRLRGEPLDPPRIYQRIAGRKITVCPLLEAGLDATAGPGRWRVYCPPAEAPTEDAVEVAAR encoded by the coding sequence ATGTTCGACCGATTCGTGCACCTTGGAGGGCGAAGCGATTTCAGCCTGGGCGAGAGCCTGGCGCGCGTGGAGCATTTGTGCCGTGCGGCCGTGCGGCACGGCCAGGACGCCATGGCGCTGGTCGACACGATGACCGTGGCTGGAGCCCCAGGGTTCGTGGCCGTGGCAAAACGCCTGGGAATCCAGCCGATCCTGGGTCTCGAAGTCGAAGTGCTCCCCTTTGGGACAGACACATTCGCAGGCCGCACGATGCGCGTGCGGTTGCTCGCGATGGATCAGACGGGATGGCAACGCCTCGTCGCGCTGGTGAACCGCGGGCAGGATCGCGTGCTGGAGCGTTTTCCCGCGCACCTGACGTGGGAGGAGTTGCTGGCTGAACCCGCCGGATTGCTTTACCTGGTCGGCGGCGAAAAGGGCGAACTCACCGAACTCGTTCTCGGCAAATGCGTCGAAGAGATCGAAACGTTCGTCGACGGATTGCTGAGCGCGGTCCCCGCGGAACAGATTTTCCTGTCCTTGCCCGCGCCCACGCCGGAGATCGGCAAGCGCGCCGCAAAGGGTCTGTGGGCGGTGGCAGCGCACTATGAACTGGCCCCCGTGGCTGTGCCGGAGATTCACTGCGCGGGACCGGAGGATGATGCGGCGTGGCGTTTCTACCGCCAGGAAGTCGTCGACCTGCCGAATCGCCCGCGAATGCTCGGCGAGTTGCAGCGCCCGCTGCATGAGCGCGCCCATGTCGCCAGCACCGAAGCGATTGCCGAGTGGTTTGCCGATTACCCCGAAGCCATCGAGAACACTGGCCGCGTGGCCGGCCTTTGTGATTTCGATTTGCCGCGCGCCGCTCGTCGCTTTCCGCGATTCGATTTCAGCCGCGGCGTGGATGCCGAGTCGTTTATCTGGAACCAGGTTTTTGCCGTGGCTGGCGAGCGGTACGGCGATCTGCCGAGCAGGTGGCGCGAACGTCTGAATCGCGAATTCCGCGACATCGAAGCGGCCGGGCTGGCGCCGGCCATCGTCTGCCTGGCGCGATTGAACGAAGAGTTCCGCGATCGCGGCGTGCTGCGCGGTCCGGGAGCCGGCTTCCTGACAAACAGCCTTATTGCGTCGCTGCTGGGCCTGACCCGCGTCGATCCGCTGCGATTCGATCTGCCGTTCGCACTGCCCGAAGGAACCGAACGCCAGTTCCCGCTATTGGAGTTCTGCGTCCCGCGCACGCAGGCCGACGAGGCCGTTCAGGCGCTGGACGATTTGTTCGAAGGCCGCGTCGTGTCGGTCGGCAAATGGAAGCGCTGGACGACGTCGGCGGCGCTCGAGCGCACGCTCGAACTGGCCGGCATGGACAGCAAGCGCGCGCGCCACCTGGTTCGCAGCACCGAGTGGACGACCGCGAAAGAGGCGGCCGATCTGGCCCCGCCGAACGAAGAACCGGATCCCGATCTGCTGCTGACGGATGTGCGGGCGCTCGCGTGGATGACGCGCCGGCTGGATGGGCGCGCGCGAATGCTGCGACCGGTCGAGAACGAATTCACATTCTGCGTCGAATCGATCGAGAAGACCCTGCCTCGCACGGCGCTGCCGGGCGGCGGTGTTGTCAGCCAGTGGGACGCCGAAGCGCTGGAAGGCGCGGGCTTCAGCCGCATCGCGCTCAGCCACTCGCGAATGCTCGACCTGGTGGATGAGGCGACGCGCTGGGTTCGGGAGCAGGGCAACCGGCACTTCGATCCCGAATCGATCCCGCACGACGATCCGAAGACCTACAAACTGATTCGCGAAGGCAACACCCAGGGCATCTCGATCCTGGAGCCGCCGACGGTGAAGCGGCGCCTGCGCAAGCTGCAGCCGTCGGACCTGACGAGCCTGATCCGCGTGCTGAACACCAAGAGGCGCAGCGTCGACTTCGGCGATTTGCTGATGGCCCACTCCTGCGCGGGCATCAAGGCCACCGACACGTCCGCGTACCTGGCGGCCGCGCTTAGCGATGCCGGCGATGACGGCCGTCGGCGCACGGCACTGCTCGGCGAAGCGCGCGCGCTCGGTATCGAAATCCGACCCGTGGATCTGAATTGTTCCACCTGGCGATGGGCCCCCGAAGACAACGCCGTGCGCGTCGGCTTCCAGGCGATCGACAGCTTCTCCAAGATGGCCGCGGATGAACTGGAAACCGTTCGGCGCGAAATGACCTACAACGATCTGGCCGACCTGCTGCGCCGCACCGATCCCCGTCGCCTGCGCACCAGCCACATCGAACGCTTGATCCGCGCGGGCGGACTCGACTCCGTCGGCGAGAGCCGCAAGGAGTTGCTCGCGCAGCTCGAAAAGCTCGATGGATTGCTGCGCCCGCGTCGGCGTCGCTCGGCTACGGAAGATCCGCTGCAGTTCTTCGGCCACGGCACGGAATGGTGGCTGGAGAATCAGGAAGACGGGGGACCGGTCATCGCGGAACCGGAAGCAGAAACCGAGGAGTGGCTCGCGGCAGAAGAGCGCGAGGTTCTCGGGTTCGAAACGGCCATCGACCCCTTGCTGCTGCACGAAGACTTCATCGAACGCGCCCAACTGCGCCCGCCGCGCGATCTGGCCTTCCGCGATCGAGGCCAGGACGTTTGCCTGGTCGGCACGATCGACGCCGTGGAAAAGGAAGAGGACGACGAGTGCCTGGCCGATCTGGCCGGATGTCTGATCGAAGCCTCCGGTGCGCGCGCGCAGTTCCTGACGTCGGACAATCTCGCCGGTCGCCTCGTTGTCGTCACCGGACGCCTGCGCCGCGAAGACTTCCAATGGGTGCTGCGCGCACACGCTGCGGAAACGCTCGAAGCGTGTGTGATTCGCGCCGAACGCGCCACGGAACTCGAGATCGATGTCAGCCGTCTCGAAGGCAAACACCTGAAGCGACTGCTGACATTGTTGAAGGACTTCCCAGGCCACACCGGCCTGCGGCTCCGCGGCGAACCGCTCGACCCGCCGCGCATCTACCAACGCATCGCCGGCCGCAAGATCACTGTGTGCCCGCTGCTCGAAGCCGGCCTCGACGCCACCGCCGGCCCCGGCCGCTGGCGCGTCTACTGCCCCCCCGCCGAAGCACCGACAGAGGATGCGGTGGAAGTGGCCGCGCGCTGA